The genomic segment CTTTACGGGCATGTGCGTAACTTTATGGTGGCCGCAGATGCGGCAGGCCGTACGGTAGGCTGCTGCGCTCTGGCTCCGGTATGGGAAGATCTGGCCGAAATCTGTTCTTTGGTGGTGCAGGACGACCTGCGCCGTCAGGGCGTGGGGCGGCTGCTGGTCCGGGCTTGTCTGGAAGAAGGCCCGACTCTGGGCATAACCAGAGTCTTTGCCCTGACCTATCAGGAAGCCTTTTTTGCACGCCTGGGCTTCGCCGTTGTGGACAAGAGCGTGCTGCCGCAAAAAATCTGGGCCGACTGCGTGCACTGCGCCAAGTACCCGGATTGCGATGAAACTGCTGTTTTTTTGAATCTGACGGCCCCCGTGGCCGGTGTGCAAGGAGGAAACCATGTCTGAAGAGGCCGCCCTGACCCCCGTCAAGGCTTTGAAATCCGTGTTCAGCCAGGAAATGATCGCCGTGCGCGTGCGCGAACTGGCGGCGGAAATCGACGCCCTGTACGGGCAGGAACCCCTGGTGGCCGTGTGCGTGCTCAAGGGGGGCTTCATTTTTTTCAGTGACCTGGTACGCGCCTTGCATAATGAAAAGATGGAACTGGATTTTGTGCGCCTGTCCAGCTATGGCAAAAAGGCGTCCAGCTCCAAGCACGTCATCTTCAGCAAGGATGTGGAGATTGACATTGCCGGCAAGCATGTGCTGATTGTAGAAGATATCGTGGACAGCGGCTACAGCATGCAGTTTTTGCTGGGTCAGTTTGCCGCGCGTCGGCCGCGCAGCGTGCGCCTGGCCGCCTTGGTGGACAAGGGCGAACGGCGCGAGGTGGACGTAAAGGTGGACTTTGCCGGGTTTAAGCTCAAAGAAGGCTTTATTGTTGGCTACGGCCTGGATTATGCCGAGCACTACCGCATGCTGCCCGGCGTTTACGAGGTTACGTTGTAGCCTTCGCTGCGGGGCCGTCCTTTGGCCGCGCCCCGCTTACAGCAGGCCGCCGGCCCCGGCGTCGGCGGAAGACGGGAGAAAAAAATGGAAGTGAAGTGCCCCCACTGCGCCAGCCGTTTCAAGTTGCCGGACCAGCTTGCCAAGCCGGGCGTCAAGCTGCGCTGCTCGGTCTGCTCGACGGTGTTTCCCTATACGCCCCAGGCCGACAATCCGGCTCAGGGGCCGTTGCCGGATATGCCCATGAAGCGCCGCCGCGTGGGCGGCAAGTGGGTCTTGTTACTGCTGCTGGCACTGGTCTGCGCGGGCGCGGGCGGCTATTGGTACCAGACGCGCGGGGCCGCTCAACGAACCCCGCCGCCCACGGAGCAGGAAATCGCCCAAAAGGTGGAACTGCTCACCATGCGCAACGTGCGCCAGTATTATGTGGATAACGACAAGGTAGGCAAGGTCTTTGTTATTGAGGGCCGGGTGGTTAACGAATTTCCGCAGCCCAAGGAATTGGTTACAGTGGAGGCCGCCATCTATGACAAGGACAAGAAACCCCTTTCGGTGAAACGGCAGATAGCCGGGGCGCAGCTTTCGCTCTTTCAGCTGCAGGTGCTGAGTGAAAAGGAGATGGAGGCTTTTCTTACCAACAAGGTGGAAATTCTCACCAACAACAGCAACGTGCCCCACGGGGGCGAAGTGCCGTTTATGGTCTTGTTTTATGCGCCGCCCGAAGGCGTGGCCGAGTTTGGCGTGCGCATTGTGGACGTGCAGGACGCGCCCGCCCCTGCGGCGGCGGGCGGTGACAAGTAACGGCCGCCTTCGGACGCGCCACAACCCCAATTTTTCATGAAAACAGACACCCCCCATCTCAAGCGTGCGTTAAAAAACAGACATATCCAACTCATCGCCCTGGGCGGGGCCATCGGCACGGGCCTGTTTCTCGGTTCGGCGGGTACCATCCAGATGGCTGGCCCCGCCGTACTGCTGAGCTACGCCGTGGGCGGCTTCATCGCCTTTCTGATTATGCGTCAACTGGGTGAAATGATGGCGCAGGAGCCTGTGGCCGGCTCGTTCAGCAATCTGGCCCACAAATACTGGGGCGACTTTCCGGGGCTGCTTTCCGGCTGGAACTACTGGATTTTGTATGTGCTGGTGGGCATGTCGGAACTGACGGCCGTGGCCGTATATGTGCAGTACTGGTTTCCCCAGGTGGAGCCGTGGCAGACCACGGCTTTTTTCTTCTTGTGCATCAATGCCATCAATCTGGCCCAGGTGGGCTTTTTTGGCGAAATGGAGTTTTGGTTTGCGGTCATTAAGGTGGTGGCCATTGTGCTGATGATCGCCCTGGGCTGTTTTTTGCTGGCCAGCGGTCAGGCCGGGCCCGAAGCGGGCCTGAGCAATCTGTGGACCCACGGCGGCTTTTTCCCCAATGGCTGGGCAGGGGTGGTCACTTCTTTGGCTGTGGTGGCCTTTTCCTTTGGCGGGTTGGAACTGGTGGGCATTGCCGCCGCCGAAACGGACAACCCGCGCAAGACCATCCCCAAGGCAATCAATCAGCTCATTTACCGCATTCTTCTTTTTTACATCGGTGCGCTGGCCGTGCTCTTGAGCCTGCACCCTTGGAACATGCTGGGCGCGCCCGTGGACAAGAGCCACTGGGCCGAGGCCATGATTGCCAGCCCCTTTGTGCAGATTTTTGACCTCATCGGCAT from the Desulfovibrio legallii genome contains:
- a CDS encoding N-acetyltransferase; amino-acid sequence: MSAFTVRKARMEDVPAMHGLLLASARQGLLLPRALIHLYGHVRNFMVAADAAGRTVGCCALAPVWEDLAEICSLVVQDDLRRQGVGRLLVRACLEEGPTLGITRVFALTYQEAFFARLGFAVVDKSVLPQKIWADCVHCAKYPDCDETAVFLNLTAPVAGVQGGNHV
- the hpt gene encoding hypoxanthine phosphoribosyltransferase, which codes for MSEEAALTPVKALKSVFSQEMIAVRVRELAAEIDALYGQEPLVAVCVLKGGFIFFSDLVRALHNEKMELDFVRLSSYGKKASSSKHVIFSKDVEIDIAGKHVLIVEDIVDSGYSMQFLLGQFAARRPRSVRLAALVDKGERREVDVKVDFAGFKLKEGFIVGYGLDYAEHYRMLPGVYEVTL
- a CDS encoding zinc-ribbon and DUF3426 domain-containing protein, encoding MEVKCPHCASRFKLPDQLAKPGVKLRCSVCSTVFPYTPQADNPAQGPLPDMPMKRRRVGGKWVLLLLLALVCAGAGGYWYQTRGAAQRTPPPTEQEIAQKVELLTMRNVRQYYVDNDKVGKVFVIEGRVVNEFPQPKELVTVEAAIYDKDKKPLSVKRQIAGAQLSLFQLQVLSEKEMEAFLTNKVEILTNNSNVPHGGEVPFMVLFYAPPEGVAEFGVRIVDVQDAPAPAAAGGDK
- a CDS encoding amino acid permease, yielding MKTDTPHLKRALKNRHIQLIALGGAIGTGLFLGSAGTIQMAGPAVLLSYAVGGFIAFLIMRQLGEMMAQEPVAGSFSNLAHKYWGDFPGLLSGWNYWILYVLVGMSELTAVAVYVQYWFPQVEPWQTTAFFFLCINAINLAQVGFFGEMEFWFAVIKVVAIVLMIALGCFLLASGQAGPEAGLSNLWTHGGFFPNGWAGVVTSLAVVAFSFGGLELVGIAAAETDNPRKTIPKAINQLIYRILLFYIGALAVLLSLHPWNMLGAPVDKSHWAEAMIASPFVQIFDLIGIPSAAGVLNFVVLTAALSVYNSCVYCNSRMLYGLSLQGNAPKALGEVSARGVPVYALLVSSGATLVCVLLNYFMPKSALGVLMGLVVAALVINWAMISLTHLKFRAAKERAGEALVFKAFWHPFANYLCLAFMVLVLAVLVYIGEGISVLLAPLWIGFVWLGYRLKCRRQGRKAA